A genome region from Dolichospermum compactum NIES-806 includes the following:
- the pstC gene encoding phosphate ABC transporter permease subunit PstC — protein sequence MANSSESQNNSLSLSDGNIDLTSTGGVNFWFDKGFTWLVYVFAGITVAILFVMTWVIFKQAEPAIGKFGLGFLWGQDWDTGNQIFGALPYIYGTLVSSAIAVLLTIPVGISIALVTSEDFLPNPVKSTIAFVIELIAAIPSVIIGLWGIFIFIPVITPIEKWLGSTFGFIPLFNTQDPAGNNMLTAGIVLAIMTLPAMAAISRDVLMVIPKELRSSSMALGGTRWETVFRVLLPAGFSGMVSATMLSLGRALGETMAVTMLIGNSAQISISLLDPAYNIPAVLANEFAEAEPGLHIGALGYLGLILFALTLAINIAAVLIVEWVGKKNR from the coding sequence ATGGCTAATTCATCTGAATCTCAGAATAATTCACTAAGCTTAAGTGATGGAAATATTGATTTAACATCCACAGGTGGCGTTAATTTCTGGTTTGATAAAGGATTTACATGGCTAGTGTATGTTTTCGCTGGAATTACTGTAGCCATCCTCTTTGTTATGACCTGGGTGATTTTCAAGCAAGCAGAACCAGCTATTGGTAAATTTGGTTTGGGCTTTTTATGGGGTCAAGATTGGGATACAGGGAATCAGATTTTCGGGGCATTACCTTATATTTATGGAACTTTAGTCAGTAGTGCGATCGCTGTTTTATTAACTATACCCGTAGGCATATCCATAGCCCTAGTCACCAGTGAAGATTTTTTACCAAATCCAGTCAAAAGCACCATAGCCTTTGTCATTGAATTAATCGCCGCTATTCCCAGCGTAATTATTGGTTTATGGGGCATTTTCATTTTTATTCCCGTCATCACACCCATAGAAAAATGGTTAGGTAGCACCTTCGGGTTTATCCCCCTATTTAACACACAAGACCCCGCCGGTAACAATATGTTAACAGCGGGCATTGTTCTCGCCATTATGACCTTACCCGCAATGGCAGCTATTTCTCGTGACGTTTTAATGGTTATTCCTAAAGAGTTACGTAGCTCATCTATGGCCTTAGGAGGAACTCGTTGGGAAACAGTTTTTCGGGTTTTATTACCAGCAGGATTTTCTGGGATGGTCAGTGCAACAATGCTATCTCTAGGCAGGGCATTAGGTGAAACAATGGCTGTGACAATGCTAATCGGTAACTCCGCCCAAATCAGCATATCCCTTCTAGATCCAGCATATAATATTCCCGCAGTCTTAGCCAATGAATTTGCCGAAGCTGAACCAGGCTTACATATTGGGGCATTAGGCTATTTAGGTCTAATTTTATTTGCCTTAACACTAGCTATAAATATTGCGGCTGTATTAATAGTCGAATGGGTTGGCAAAAAAAATAGATAA
- the pstA gene encoding phosphate ABC transporter permease PstA has product MSAYTNSETDQAAAASLCQPLSTGRQLFTYSMTGIAFGLSGLALLPLLSILWEIMSRGLSGLRVEMLFHPLIENGFANAILGTILMVSIGALLSIPVGVITGIFLAEFSQTNPFTQYVRFITSILTGVPSIIVGIFAYGVIVLLTKGFSAIAGGFALAVIMLPVIVLTTEEALKLIPVPQRLASAALGGTRFQTTFRVIVSSAIPGITTGISLAIARASGETAPLLFTALFSQNWSDGLFSPTASLPVLIFNLYNNPDPAVNQLVWTTSIILLTLVLFFSLLSRVIAKKR; this is encoded by the coding sequence ATGAGCGCTTATACAAATTCAGAAACAGATCAAGCCGCTGCGGCTTCATTATGTCAGCCCCTATCCACAGGTAGACAATTATTCACATACTCAATGACCGGGATTGCCTTTGGTCTGAGTGGTTTAGCACTGTTGCCATTATTATCCATATTGTGGGAAATCATGTCACGGGGGCTTTCTGGCCTCAGAGTAGAGATGTTATTTCATCCATTAATTGAAAATGGGTTTGCTAATGCTATTCTTGGTACTATACTTATGGTAAGTATCGGTGCATTACTAAGTATTCCTGTGGGGGTAATTACAGGAATTTTCTTAGCAGAATTTAGTCAAACCAACCCATTTACCCAGTATGTTCGGTTTATTACTAGCATTCTTACAGGTGTTCCCTCCATTATTGTAGGGATATTTGCTTATGGTGTGATTGTTTTATTAACTAAGGGATTTAGCGCGATCGCTGGGGGGTTTGCTTTAGCTGTAATTATGCTACCAGTGATAGTATTAACAACAGAAGAGGCTTTAAAGCTAATTCCCGTTCCTCAACGTCTTGCATCCGCAGCATTAGGAGGAACTCGTTTTCAAACTACCTTTCGTGTTATTGTTAGTTCGGCAATCCCAGGGATTACTACGGGGATTTCCTTAGCTATAGCTCGAGCTTCTGGTGAAACAGCACCACTACTTTTTACCGCTTTATTTAGTCAAAATTGGTCCGATGGTTTATTCAGTCCTACTGCTTCCTTACCAGTATTGATTTTTAACCTGTATAACAATCCTGATCCAGCCGTAAATCAATTAGTATGGACAACCTCAATAATTCTCCTGACTTTAGTTTTGTTTTTCAGCTTGCTGTCTCGCGTAATTGCTAAGAAAAGATAA
- the pstB gene encoding phosphate ABC transporter ATP-binding protein PstB, which produces MSNLTTAIQVKNLSFYYGNYKAIEGISLDIYKNQVTALIGPSGCGKSTFIKTINRISELEGKVKVEGRIEFFGQNIYDPKININRLRREIGMVFQKPNPFPMSIYENVAYGVRIAGKSPKVVLDEIVESALKGAALWDEVKDKLHQSATGLSGGQQQRLCIARALAVKPKVLLMDEPCSALDPIATMKVEELIHKLRTEFTIVIVTHNMQQATRVSDFTAFFSTDESRIGQMVEFGETSQIFRNPLDTRTHDYVSGRFG; this is translated from the coding sequence ATGAGTAACTTAACTACTGCCATCCAAGTCAAGAATCTTAGCTTTTACTACGGAAACTATAAAGCTATTGAAGGAATATCATTAGATATCTATAAAAACCAAGTTACTGCATTAATTGGTCCTAGCGGTTGCGGTAAATCTACATTCATTAAAACCATTAATCGGATTAGTGAATTAGAAGGAAAAGTCAAAGTTGAAGGTCGGATAGAGTTTTTCGGTCAAAATATCTACGATCCAAAGATTAATATCAATCGTCTGCGTCGAGAAATTGGCATGGTATTCCAAAAACCCAATCCTTTTCCCATGAGCATTTATGAAAATGTGGCTTATGGTGTGAGAATTGCTGGTAAATCTCCAAAAGTAGTATTAGATGAAATTGTCGAATCTGCGCTTAAAGGTGCCGCTTTGTGGGATGAAGTCAAAGATAAACTTCATCAGTCTGCCACAGGTCTTTCCGGTGGACAACAACAACGTCTCTGTATTGCTAGGGCTTTGGCTGTTAAACCCAAGGTATTGCTAATGGATGAACCCTGTTCAGCCCTTGATCCAATTGCTACAATGAAAGTGGAAGAGTTAATTCACAAATTGCGAACGGAATTCACAATTGTGATTGTTACCCATAATATGCAGCAGGCAACTCGTGTTTCTGATTTTACTGCCTTTTTTAGTACCGATGAAAGTCGCATTGGTCAAATGGTGGAATTCGGGGAGACTAGTCAAATCTTTCGTAATCCTCTAGATACTCGGACTCATGACTATGTGTCTGGACGATTTGGTTAA
- a CDS encoding chromophore lyase CpcT/CpeT, protein MTHSTDVATLARWMAADFSNQAQVFENPAFFAHIRVCMRPLHWGVLSGVSLFVEQAYDYMLNKPYRVRVLHLTTVGDKIHIENYTVKEEKDFYGASRDLQRLQTLTSDRLEQLCGCNMIVEWTGTKFKGTVEPGKGCIVIRDGQRTYLDSDFELDGEQFISRDRGRNPDTDEHIWGSVAGPFYFVRWANFAEEVKLHP, encoded by the coding sequence ATGACTCATTCTACAGATGTTGCCACCTTAGCTCGCTGGATGGCGGCTGATTTTAGCAATCAAGCCCAGGTTTTTGAGAACCCGGCTTTTTTTGCACATATTCGTGTATGTATGCGTCCCCTCCATTGGGGGGTGTTATCAGGTGTAAGTTTGTTTGTAGAACAAGCTTATGACTATATGTTGAATAAGCCTTATCGGGTGCGGGTATTACATCTGACGACTGTGGGGGATAAAATCCATATTGAAAACTATACTGTCAAAGAAGAAAAAGATTTTTACGGCGCTTCCCGCGATTTACAAAGGTTGCAGACTTTAACGAGCGATCGCCTAGAACAACTCTGTGGCTGTAACATGATTGTAGAGTGGACTGGCACCAAGTTTAAAGGCACAGTCGAGCCTGGAAAGGGCTGCATTGTCATCCGTGACGGGCAAAGAACCTATTTAGATAGTGATTTTGAACTTGATGGTGAACAGTTCATCAGCCGCGACAGAGGGCGAAATCCTGACACCGATGAGCATATTTGGGGTTCTGTTGCTGGTCCATTTTACTTTGTGCGCTGGGCGAATTTTGCCGAAGAAGTGAAATTACATCCCTAA
- a CDS encoding 2OG-Fe(II) oxygenase has product MKYYQQHPNAFPVQYLQDLWGEIQACPYFAINNLNRDFINTKGFSVVFQRQGLAEVIQKFPYFKPYLDLALLPNCNAFYLNPLLLKAGSRVDPHIDRSLRSYCKTVEPPVFVSVLYVRVPEDMEGGELVLKSQKRQVGQVKPQTNSLIYFQGDLTHSVNAVTTVGNRLSLVCEQYCLSEDELEEIPQFTLESRANQGNGKKQRKT; this is encoded by the coding sequence GTGAAATACTATCAACAACATCCTAACGCCTTTCCTGTTCAATATCTCCAGGACTTGTGGGGAGAAATCCAAGCTTGTCCCTATTTTGCTATTAATAACCTCAACCGGGATTTTATTAATACTAAAGGCTTTTCTGTGGTATTTCAGCGTCAGGGTTTAGCAGAAGTTATTCAAAAATTCCCCTATTTCAAGCCTTATTTGGATTTGGCGCTTTTACCCAATTGTAATGCTTTTTATTTGAATCCTTTATTACTCAAAGCAGGTTCTCGCGTTGACCCCCATATTGATCGGTCTTTGCGTTCCTATTGTAAAACCGTTGAACCTCCTGTATTTGTAAGTGTTCTTTATGTGCGCGTACCAGAGGATATGGAGGGGGGTGAATTGGTGCTAAAATCGCAAAAACGCCAAGTTGGACAAGTTAAACCCCAAACCAATTCTTTAATTTACTTTCAGGGTGATTTAACTCATTCTGTGAATGCAGTGACGACTGTGGGAAATCGCTTAAGTCTTGTTTGTGAACAGTATTGTTTGAGTGAGGATGAACTTGAGGAAATACCACAGTTTACATTAGAATCTAGGGCTAATCAAGGGAATGGGAAAAAACAAAGGAAAACGTAA
- the brxL gene encoding BREX system Lon protease-like protein BrxL, whose protein sequence is MTSNYNNDLITQIFQSLSIDKKRLPSSGLTTLGIPSFVAEWLLDKIVPGMGVLDNLELDKINSFVQKAFPRKDDQEVIKFKLIQQGESHKLIALLQVRIKLDQNSKQIPEPLANIPVLNFSECEISSDIVERYQMLLRQGVWGKITLRYKNTINGNSKISIIDFDPFQCSEVNLKTYAEHRSQFTTEQWRDLMFCSMGFNPNHPSYNYRAKTWILTRLLPLVESNYHLIELAPKGTGKSFVYENINNKVSVISGGKITPAKLFIDGKTKSVGLLGRYDVVVLDEIQSLTFDNPDEIIGPLKTYLANGSYNRSGFSDIPISSDCSLVLLGNIELDEYQRPKDKYNLMAKLPKFFSETAFLDRFAGILPGWEIPKFQRDMIANQIGLKMDFFGEALLSLRKDGSFYQYAQQHTQFDDHTTIRDQQAILKTASGFLKLLYPHLQLTLQDYQRDCLQPARELRQQIRNLLYNLDDEFKQSEKDIYVDIK, encoded by the coding sequence ATGACTTCTAATTACAACAATGATCTAATTACTCAAATATTTCAATCTTTAAGTATTGACAAAAAACGTTTACCTTCCAGTGGACTAACTACTTTAGGTATTCCTAGTTTTGTCGCTGAATGGTTATTAGATAAAATTGTTCCGGGAATGGGAGTTTTAGATAATTTAGAATTAGATAAAATTAATAGTTTTGTCCAAAAAGCATTTCCTAGAAAAGATGATCAAGAAGTGATTAAATTTAAATTAATTCAACAAGGAGAATCTCATAAATTAATTGCATTACTTCAAGTTAGAATTAAATTAGACCAAAACTCTAAACAAATACCTGAACCTTTAGCAAATATTCCTGTTTTAAACTTCTCAGAATGTGAAATTTCTTCAGATATTGTTGAGCGTTATCAAATGTTATTGAGACAAGGAGTATGGGGGAAAATTACTTTAAGATATAAAAATACTATCAATGGTAATTCCAAAATATCTATCATTGATTTTGACCCTTTTCAATGTTCTGAAGTTAACCTGAAAACTTATGCTGAACATCGTTCTCAGTTTACCACAGAACAATGGCGAGATTTAATGTTTTGTTCCATGGGTTTTAATCCCAATCATCCGAGTTATAATTATCGAGCAAAAACATGGATTTTAACTCGGTTACTTCCCTTAGTAGAATCTAATTATCACCTCATAGAATTAGCTCCCAAAGGAACAGGAAAAAGTTTTGTTTATGAAAATATTAATAACAAAGTTTCTGTAATTAGTGGAGGTAAAATCACTCCTGCTAAACTATTCATTGATGGTAAAACTAAATCAGTTGGTTTATTAGGTCGTTACGATGTAGTAGTTTTAGATGAAATTCAAAGTTTAACATTTGATAATCCTGATGAAATTATCGGACCATTAAAAACCTATCTTGCGAATGGAAGTTATAATCGCTCAGGGTTTTCTGATATTCCTATTTCTAGTGATTGTTCTTTAGTCTTATTAGGTAATATTGAACTTGATGAATATCAACGTCCTAAAGATAAATATAATTTAATGGCTAAATTACCTAAATTCTTCTCAGAAACAGCATTTTTAGATCGGTTTGCTGGTATTTTACCCGGTTGGGAAATTCCTAAATTTCAAAGAGATATGATTGCTAATCAAATCGGGTTGAAAATGGATTTTTTTGGAGAAGCATTATTATCTTTAAGAAAAGATGGGAGTTTTTACCAATATGCTCAACAACATACTCAATTTGATGATCATACTACCATTAGAGATCAACAAGCAATTCTCAAAACAGCATCAGGTTTTCTCAAATTGCTTTATCCTCATCTTCAATTAACTTTACAAGATTATCAACGCGATTGTTTACAACCTGCTAGAGAACTTCGTCAACAAATTCGCAATTTACTATATAATCTTGATGACGAATTTAAGCAATCTGAAAAAGATATTTATGTTGATATTAAATGA
- a CDS encoding PglZ domain-containing protein produces MNKIILDPTGLYQPLTDYIAITTEVEWLKYFTLEDENYWIKGKTLCNWTEEWLRVWNKSDLIIERKQVPRPKLTAILTPLSIPDNWDNHYILKLATLIDSYTSNHPLESLLADITHTEENFWLIDNLSIEHLAKWLCLQIPQNYQIFEDVWKHKISQNHNHDHLLSHYQTENKNQLLKNWLGLTLDLNFINVLGKYPLNVPDSCLKEFRNFWEQKIYQTEAKILDDLILYQEPGKEIIAFIACDFLLKHPIYINQERISKIILYLTNTEKSQLKQKLPPIQPLPLSIDDSPQDALKWVTESYLPFRSWETNINYTPKEQQISEQLANSFVNWIIKYYPELKIDNVENSFLNYNVAFQVQKLAKENPILWIVVDGLGWLDHQELIAILTDNNQLSLEREITPLFSILPTKTEYAKWSLYSQLLPEHSSWKPNAKDGFSMVKSGKRYTDNNKHELNQDLKENKYQIYCWDTDQLDELYHQEKDWKTLYTVERVNRLEGIAKNIQYFLKEYHSSEELKIIIASDHGQMMGEVQKLSNCPAELKSKGRMGIGKTDDSRFIVLDARRFGLPHDISIVRNSDCISAFTYTKDQEIIGSHGGLFPEEVVVGFSVLSQSLKRDPVLVTCSGEGKPQQPGELIITIYNHNLVSLTNLCLYINELQEFKTGKILNITIKPNEKFIHKIPINKYPELPPDKNKTTIQLSGKLTFLFANNDLRESNIDSKSFITIQQIFSSGFQGDLDDF; encoded by the coding sequence ATGAATAAAATTATCTTAGATCCTACCGGATTATATCAACCTCTTACCGACTATATTGCTATCACTACCGAAGTAGAGTGGTTAAAGTATTTTACCCTTGAAGATGAGAATTATTGGATTAAAGGTAAAACCCTTTGTAATTGGACAGAAGAATGGTTAAGAGTATGGAACAAATCAGATTTAATAATTGAGAGAAAACAAGTTCCACGTCCAAAATTAACAGCTATTCTTACTCCTTTATCTATTCCCGATAATTGGGATAATCACTATATTTTAAAATTAGCAACTCTGATTGATAGTTACACTTCAAATCATCCGCTTGAATCTTTATTAGCTGATATAACTCATACTGAAGAGAATTTTTGGTTAATTGATAATCTATCAATAGAACATTTAGCTAAATGGTTATGTCTTCAAATTCCCCAAAACTATCAAATATTTGAAGATGTTTGGAAACATAAAATTAGTCAAAACCATAATCATGATCATTTACTCAGTCATTATCAAACTGAGAATAAAAATCAACTTTTAAAGAATTGGTTAGGTTTAACTTTAGATTTGAATTTTATTAATGTACTAGGTAAATATCCTCTAAATGTTCCTGATTCTTGTTTAAAAGAATTTAGAAACTTTTGGGAACAAAAAATTTATCAAACAGAAGCTAAAATTTTAGATGATTTAATTTTATATCAAGAACCTGGTAAAGAAATAATTGCTTTCATTGCTTGTGATTTTTTATTAAAACACCCAATTTACATAAATCAAGAAAGAATTAGTAAAATTATTTTATATTTAACTAATACTGAAAAATCTCAACTCAAGCAAAAATTACCTCCTATTCAACCCTTACCCTTATCAATTGATGATAGTCCCCAGGATGCTTTAAAATGGGTAACAGAATCTTATTTACCCTTTAGAAGTTGGGAAACAAATATTAACTATACTCCCAAAGAACAACAAATTAGCGAACAATTAGCAAATAGTTTTGTTAACTGGATAATAAAATATTATCCAGAATTAAAAATTGATAATGTAGAAAATTCATTCTTAAATTATAATGTAGCATTTCAAGTTCAAAAATTAGCCAAAGAAAATCCTATTCTTTGGATAGTTGTTGATGGTTTAGGATGGTTAGATCATCAAGAACTAATTGCAATTTTAACTGACAATAACCAACTTTCACTAGAAAGAGAGATTACACCTCTTTTTAGTATTCTTCCTACTAAGACTGAATATGCAAAATGGAGTCTTTATTCTCAACTATTACCGGAACATTCATCTTGGAAGCCTAATGCAAAAGACGGCTTTTCAATGGTAAAATCAGGAAAACGTTATACTGATAATAATAAGCATGAGTTAAATCAAGATTTAAAAGAAAATAAATATCAAATTTATTGTTGGGATACTGATCAATTAGATGAACTTTATCATCAAGAAAAAGACTGGAAAACCTTATATACAGTAGAAAGAGTCAATCGTTTAGAAGGAATTGCTAAAAATATTCAATACTTCTTAAAAGAATATCATAGTTCGGAAGAATTAAAAATTATTATTGCTAGTGATCATGGTCAAATGATGGGAGAAGTACAAAAATTATCTAATTGTCCAGCAGAATTAAAATCAAAAGGTAGAATGGGAATTGGTAAAACTGATGATTCTCGTTTTATTGTTCTTGACGCTAGACGTTTTGGACTTCCCCATGATATTAGTATTGTGAGAAATTCCGATTGTATCAGTGCGTTTACTTATACAAAAGATCAAGAAATTATTGGTTCTCATGGGGGACTATTTCCCGAAGAAGTTGTCGTAGGATTTTCAGTTTTAAGTCAATCATTAAAACGTGATCCAGTCCTAGTAACTTGTAGTGGAGAAGGAAAACCTCAACAACCAGGAGAATTAATAATTACTATTTATAATCATAATCTAGTATCTTTAACAAATCTTTGTTTATACATTAATGAATTACAGGAATTTAAAACAGGAAAAATATTAAATATTACTATCAAACCTAATGAGAAATTTATTCATAAAATACCTATTAATAAATATCCAGAATTACCACCAGACAAGAATAAAACAACTATTCAATTATCTGGTAAATTAACCTTTCTTTTTGCTAATAATGATTTAAGAGAATCAAACATTGATTCAAAGTCATTCATTACCATTCAACAAATCTTTAGTAGTGGTTTTCAAGGAGATTTAGATGACTTCTAA